DNA from Colletotrichum higginsianum IMI 349063 chromosome 7 map unlocalized unitig_7, whole genome shotgun sequence:
GAGCTTGGTGTTCTCGTCATGATACCTAGTGTTGCGCCCGTCAGCTTCTCCATATTTCCCACCAGGGACTGACAAAATACTCACTGCTCCCAATGGTGGATCTCGTACTCgtactcgtcgtcgccgtggtGCCCCGGGCCCATGCCCAAGTCCGGCAGCGTCTTGCCGGTCTTGATGAACTCGTCCCACTCGGAGCGGGTGACGTGGCCGTCGTGGTTGGCGTCCAGCAGCTGCATGAGGTCATGGAGGATTTCAAAGCGCTTCTCCTCGGTGACGTGGTGGTTCGACTCGTCAAAGAGGCCGTACGTGCGGAGGATCTCGTCGCCTTGCCAGACGCCGTCGCTGTTGTAGTCGTGCAGGGTAAAGAAGGATGCTGTGTCCCAGCCTTCCATGTGGTGCTCCTCTGTTGGAAACGTGAAATGTCAGCGCGAATCCATGATTGGAGGGGACGGAGCGGAGAGCTTGgtttgggggaggggcatACCAGCCATGTGCTTCGTCATCCAGTCGGCGTTCTCGTCCACGATGGGTTTCTGGCTGTGGTCGCCGCCGTGGGCGAGAGCGCTGCCGGCAAGCGCCAGAGTTGCGAGGTAGATGGTATACATCGTGGTGACAGCTTGTCGCGATGTGACGAAACTTCTAGTGGGAGACGACACGTTGCACGCACGATTGAACACAATGGCGAGACACGTTCGAATAAAAAGTACGCAATGGGGCTAGTCGCCGA
Protein-coding regions in this window:
- a CDS encoding Secretory pathway protein gives rise to the protein MYTIYLATLALAGSALAHGGDHSQKPIVDENADWMTKHMAEEHHMEGWDTASFFTLHDYNSDGVWQGDEILRTYGLFDESNHHVTEEKRFEILHDLMQLLDANHDGHVTRSEWDEFIKTGKTLPDLGMGPGHHGDDEYEYEIHHWEQYHDENTKLEDLTHPEDIEHFKKHEKMEDEQERLEQLDQMAVVEDNIPQKFRRS